Proteins encoded in a region of the Methylosinus trichosporium OB3b genome:
- the metK gene encoding methionine adenosyltransferase: protein MDVTRQNYLFTSESVSEGHPDKVCDRISDEIVDLFFREGAKFGVDPYLIRVAAETLSTTNRVVIAGEVRGPAIPKEQIVDVARKAIHAIGYEQDGFHWQHADVEVLLHAQSADIAQGVDAAGNKDEGAGDQGIMFGYAVRETPDLMPAPLYYAHKILESLAQARHSGKEKGLGPDAKSQVTLRYENGKPVEATQIVLSHQHTDESLSPQDIRKLVEPYIVAALPSGWITKETVWHVNPTGKFHIGGPDGDAGLTGRKIIVDTYGGAAPHGGGAFSGKDPTKVDRSAAYAARYLAKNIVAAGLADRATLQLSYAIGVAEPLSIYVDLHGTGQVAEDKLEAVLPQIMRLSPRGIREHLQFNKPIYARTSAYGHFGRTPDAEGGFSWEKTDLADALKAHFS from the coding sequence ATGGACGTGACGCGACAGAACTATCTTTTCACGAGCGAGTCGGTTTCCGAGGGTCATCCCGACAAGGTTTGCGACCGCATCTCGGACGAGATCGTCGATCTTTTCTTTCGTGAGGGGGCCAAATTCGGCGTCGATCCCTATCTGATCCGCGTCGCGGCCGAGACTCTCTCCACCACCAATCGCGTGGTGATCGCCGGCGAGGTGCGCGGCCCGGCCATTCCCAAGGAGCAGATCGTCGACGTCGCCCGCAAGGCCATTCACGCGATCGGCTATGAGCAGGACGGCTTCCACTGGCAGCACGCCGATGTCGAGGTGCTGCTGCACGCCCAGTCGGCGGACATCGCCCAGGGCGTCGACGCCGCCGGCAACAAGGACGAAGGCGCGGGCGACCAGGGCATCATGTTCGGCTACGCCGTGCGCGAGACGCCGGATCTGATGCCGGCGCCGCTCTATTACGCCCACAAGATTCTCGAGAGCCTCGCCCAGGCGCGCCACTCCGGCAAGGAGAAGGGCCTCGGCCCGGACGCCAAGAGCCAGGTGACGCTGCGCTATGAGAACGGCAAGCCGGTGGAGGCGACGCAGATCGTGCTGTCGCATCAGCACACCGACGAGAGCCTCTCGCCGCAGGATATTCGCAAGCTCGTCGAGCCCTATATCGTCGCGGCGCTGCCGTCCGGCTGGATCACCAAGGAGACGGTCTGGCACGTCAATCCGACCGGCAAGTTCCACATCGGCGGCCCGGACGGCGACGCCGGCCTCACCGGCCGCAAGATCATCGTCGACACTTACGGCGGCGCGGCCCCGCATGGCGGCGGCGCCTTCTCGGGCAAGGATCCGACCAAGGTCGACCGCTCGGCGGCCTATGCGGCCCGCTATCTCGCCAAGAACATCGTCGCCGCCGGCCTCGCCGATCGCGCGACGCTGCAGCTCTCCTATGCGATCGGCGTCGCCGAGCCCCTGTCGATCTATGTCGATCTGCACGGAACCGGTCAGGTCGCGGAGGACAAGCTGGAAGCGGTGCTGCCGCAGATCATGCGGCTGTCGCCGCGCGGCATCAGAGAGCATCTCCAGTTCAATAAGCCGATCTACGCCCGCACCTCGGCCTATGGCCATTTCGGCCGGACGCCGGACGCGGAGGGCGGCTTCTCCTGGGAGAAGACCGACCTCGCCGACGCGCTGAAGGCGCATTTCTCCTGA
- a CDS encoding helix-turn-helix domain-containing protein → MKKAPDPIDRHVGSRVRMQRVLLKMSQEKLGEALGLTFQQVQKYEKGTNRIGASRLQQISKTLNVPPSFFFDGAPSVGAPGDGFAEESSSQYVVEFLSTAEGLHLNRAFARIKDPKVRKRVIDLISTLADQSEDGVPAGGEDAAK, encoded by the coding sequence GTGAAGAAGGCGCCCGATCCGATAGACCGGCATGTCGGAAGCCGCGTGCGCATGCAGCGCGTCTTGCTGAAAATGAGCCAGGAGAAGCTCGGCGAAGCGCTGGGGCTGACCTTCCAGCAAGTGCAGAAATACGAGAAGGGCACCAATCGCATCGGCGCGAGCCGGCTTCAGCAGATTTCGAAGACGCTGAACGTCCCGCCGTCCTTCTTCTTCGATGGCGCGCCGTCGGTGGGCGCGCCGGGCGACGGCTTCGCCGAGGAATCCTCGTCGCAATATGTGGTCGAGTTCCTGTCCACGGCCGAGGGGCTGCATCTCAACCGCGCTTTCGCCCGCATCAAGGACCCGAAGGTGCGCAAGCGGGTGATCGATCTCATCTCCACCCTCGCCGACCAGAGCGAGGACGGCGTCCCCGCGGGCGGCGAGGACGCCGCGAAATAG
- a CDS encoding AI-2E family transporter, which translates to MQNRQIFALLLLGVVVGLGLFVVSPFLTPLAWAAILAYATYPVYRRILRASGNRPSLAATFATLLLVVVLVVPVAFLLVRLQSDLAEAYRELSSQFADEPIVLPDAVARFPVVGPALDDMLNTIWNDPERRREQVKEWIEPWMSGLARTLGMIGRSLAQIALTAIALFFFYRDGALVVEELRAGLRKVVGASADNYVRAIGATTQAVVSGVIVSALFQGLIAGVGYAVVGVGTPILLGALTAVAALVPFIGTWAVWAPVGVYLLVVGQTGAGVALLAWGGLVVSWVDNIIKPLLISSAADIPLVIVLFGVLGGLLAFGFVGLFLGPLILAVLLSIWREWLAGDAPAGGA; encoded by the coding sequence ATGCAGAACCGGCAGATTTTCGCTTTGCTGCTGCTCGGCGTCGTCGTCGGGCTCGGCCTCTTCGTGGTCAGCCCGTTTTTAACGCCGCTGGCCTGGGCCGCCATCCTCGCTTATGCGACCTATCCGGTCTATCGCCGCATCTTGCGCGCGAGCGGAAATCGCCCCTCGCTCGCCGCGACCTTCGCCACTTTGCTTCTGGTGGTGGTGCTGGTGGTCCCGGTGGCCTTTCTGCTGGTGCGCCTGCAGTCCGATCTCGCCGAAGCCTATCGCGAGCTGTCGAGCCAATTCGCCGATGAGCCGATCGTGCTTCCCGATGCGGTCGCCCGCTTTCCCGTCGTCGGCCCAGCTCTCGACGACATGCTGAACACGATCTGGAACGATCCGGAGCGGCGCCGCGAGCAGGTGAAGGAGTGGATCGAGCCGTGGATGAGCGGACTCGCCAGAACGCTCGGCATGATCGGCCGCAGCCTCGCGCAGATCGCGCTGACCGCCATAGCGCTGTTCTTTTTCTACCGTGACGGCGCGCTCGTGGTCGAGGAGCTGCGCGCCGGCCTGCGGAAGGTGGTGGGCGCGTCCGCCGATAATTACGTCCGCGCCATCGGCGCCACGACGCAGGCGGTGGTGTCGGGGGTGATCGTCAGCGCTTTGTTTCAGGGCCTCATCGCCGGTGTGGGCTATGCCGTCGTCGGCGTCGGCACGCCCATTCTGCTCGGCGCGCTGACCGCGGTGGCGGCGCTCGTGCCCTTCATCGGCACCTGGGCGGTCTGGGCTCCGGTCGGCGTCTATCTGCTGGTCGTCGGCCAGACCGGCGCCGGGGTCGCGCTGCTGGCCTGGGGCGGGCTGGTGGTGAGCTGGGTCGACAATATCATCAAGCCGCTGCTGATCAGCAGCGCCGCCGACATTCCTCTCGTCATCGTGCTGTTCGGCGTGCTCGGCGGCCTGCTGGCCTTCGGCTTCGTCGGCCTGTTTCTCGGGCCGCTGATCCTCGCCGTGCTGCTCTCGATTTGGCGCGAATGGCTGGCCGGCGACGCGCCCGCGGGCGGCGCCTGA
- the trmB gene encoding tRNA (guanosine(46)-N7)-methyltransferase TrmB gives MSGDKTQGRSGAAAGEDFTPRRLYGRSKGKALRPGQARLIDELLPKLLLDLSAPAPHDARALFDSRVRETRLEIGFGGGEHLIATAARNPDVGFIGCEPFVNGMARLLARIAAEGLGNIRLRQGDAIEVVDWLPDASLARVYLFYPDPWPKRRHRKRRLVSPDNLAKLARVMTPGAQLRFATDIDDYAGWTLARLAASPDFDWRAQSAQDWLSPWDGWTQTKYEAKAMAAGRKPVYLTFARR, from the coding sequence CTGAGCGGAGACAAGACGCAGGGGCGGAGCGGGGCGGCGGCGGGCGAGGATTTCACGCCTCGCCGCCTCTATGGGCGCAGCAAGGGCAAGGCGCTGCGGCCCGGCCAGGCCCGCCTCATCGACGAGCTGCTGCCGAAGCTGCTGCTCGATCTCAGCGCGCCCGCGCCGCATGACGCGCGGGCGCTGTTCGATTCGCGAGTGCGCGAGACGCGTCTCGAGATCGGCTTCGGCGGCGGCGAGCATCTGATCGCGACCGCGGCGCGCAACCCGGACGTCGGCTTCATCGGCTGCGAGCCCTTCGTCAACGGCATGGCCCGCCTGCTCGCGCGCATCGCCGCGGAGGGCCTCGGCAATATTCGCCTGCGCCAGGGCGACGCCATCGAGGTCGTCGACTGGCTGCCGGACGCCAGCCTCGCGCGCGTCTATCTGTTCTATCCCGATCCCTGGCCGAAGCGGCGCCACCGCAAGCGCCGCCTCGTCTCGCCGGACAATCTCGCCAAGCTCGCCCGCGTCATGACGCCGGGCGCGCAATTGCGCTTTGCGACCGACATAGACGATTATGCCGGCTGGACGCTGGCGCGCCTCGCCGCCTCGCCCGATTTCGACTGGCGCGCGCAGTCGGCGCAGGACTGGCTCTCGCCCTGGGACGGTTGGACGCAGACGAAATACGAGGCGAAAGCGATGGCGGCCGGCCGCAAACCGGTCTATCTGACATTCGCGAGGCGTTGA
- the lnt gene encoding apolipoprotein N-acyltransferase yields MTQASITTDGAGARPALTLPQRVILAEGWTRRGIAFLAGACGALALAPIDFAPAMAVPMCAAVWLLDGAAAARGAGALSFARGSMLSAAAAGWWLGFGYFLAGLWWLGAALLVQADQFAWALPLAVIGVPAGLACFTALGFALARLLWTPGSLRVFALAAGLSASEWLRGHVMTGFPWNDVGMALASVPVLDQTAALVGLHGLDILAVILFAAPATLADGGRRRMTPAILVALILTAAMGVYGGLRLLRGESGFVDGVTLRLMQPNLPQDAKFKPENGGEILRRYLELTDRAIAPGHSGVADVTHVIWPESAFPFILSREPQAMARIAATLQNATLLTGAARVEDAPGGARRTKIFNAILALQRGRIVAAYDKIHLVPFGEYLPLAGLLGPLGATHLVPGVWDAGAGPRRLRAPGLPLAAPLVCYEAIFPGETVEPDGPERPQFLLNVTNDGWFGATSGPYQHFAQARLRAIEEGLPLVRAANTGVSAIVDPYGRILGALPLGVEDVLDGRLPKPASPPPFALHPFLWTSTLWFFTIIFAALGRVRGFAGLT; encoded by the coding sequence ATGACGCAGGCTTCGATCACAACGGATGGCGCGGGCGCGCGGCCCGCCCTCACTCTTCCCCAGCGCGTCATCCTCGCCGAGGGCTGGACGCGGCGGGGGATCGCCTTTCTCGCCGGCGCCTGCGGAGCGCTCGCCCTCGCGCCGATCGATTTCGCGCCCGCGATGGCCGTCCCCATGTGCGCCGCCGTCTGGCTGCTCGACGGTGCGGCGGCGGCGCGCGGCGCGGGCGCGCTCTCCTTCGCCCGGGGCTCGATGCTGTCCGCGGCGGCGGCCGGCTGGTGGCTCGGCTTCGGCTATTTCCTCGCCGGCCTCTGGTGGCTCGGCGCCGCGCTGCTGGTGCAGGCCGATCAATTCGCTTGGGCGCTGCCGCTCGCCGTCATCGGCGTGCCGGCCGGCCTCGCCTGCTTCACCGCGCTCGGCTTCGCCCTCGCCCGGCTGCTGTGGACGCCGGGCTCGCTGCGCGTCTTCGCGCTCGCCGCCGGGCTCTCCGCCTCCGAATGGCTGCGCGGCCATGTGATGACCGGCTTCCCCTGGAATGATGTCGGCATGGCGCTGGCGAGCGTCCCCGTGCTCGACCAGACGGCGGCGCTCGTCGGCCTGCACGGGCTCGACATTCTCGCGGTGATCCTGTTCGCCGCGCCCGCCACGCTCGCCGACGGCGGAAGGCGGCGGATGACGCCGGCGATCCTCGTCGCTCTGATCCTCACCGCCGCAATGGGCGTCTACGGGGGCCTGCGCCTCCTGCGCGGCGAGAGCGGCTTCGTCGACGGCGTGACGCTGCGGCTGATGCAGCCCAATCTGCCGCAGGACGCCAAATTCAAGCCGGAGAACGGCGGCGAGATTCTGCGCCGCTATCTCGAGCTCACCGACCGAGCCATAGCCCCGGGCCATTCCGGCGTCGCCGATGTGACGCATGTGATCTGGCCGGAATCGGCCTTTCCCTTCATCCTCTCGCGTGAGCCGCAGGCAATGGCGCGCATCGCCGCGACGCTGCAGAATGCGACGCTGCTGACCGGCGCCGCGCGTGTCGAGGACGCGCCGGGCGGGGCGCGCCGCACGAAAATCTTCAACGCCATTCTCGCCTTGCAGCGCGGCCGCATCGTCGCCGCCTATGACAAGATTCATCTCGTGCCCTTCGGCGAATATCTGCCGCTCGCCGGCCTGCTCGGGCCGCTCGGCGCCACCCATCTCGTGCCCGGAGTCTGGGACGCAGGCGCCGGCCCGCGGCGCCTGCGCGCGCCCGGCCTGCCGCTCGCCGCGCCGCTCGTCTGCTATGAGGCGATCTTCCCCGGCGAGACCGTCGAGCCCGACGGGCCGGAGCGGCCGCAATTTCTGCTCAACGTCACCAATGACGGCTGGTTCGGCGCGACCAGCGGGCCCTATCAGCACTTCGCCCAGGCGCGCCTGCGCGCCATCGAGGAGGGTCTGCCGCTGGTGCGCGCGGCCAATACGGGCGTCTCCGCCATCGTCGATCCATATGGGCGAATTCTCGGCGCTCTGCCACTCGGAGTCGAAGATGTGCTCGACGGCCGTCTGCCCAAGCCGGCGAGCCCGCCTCCCTTTGCCCTCCATCCTTTTCTCTGGACTTCAACGCTTTGGTTCTTCACAATAATTTTTGCGGCTCTGGGGCGTGTTCGCGGGTTTGCGGGTTTGACTTGA
- a CDS encoding flavodoxin family protein has protein sequence MTTKRLLVVAHAPSPNTLRLREAARAGADEIAGVETLCLAPLATTPDDVLGAHAILIGTTENLGYMSGALKDFFDRCYYPCLERTQGLPYVLYVRAGSDGTGARRSVESVATGLRWRKVQEPLILRGEWREDFVDACRELGMAMAAGLEAGIF, from the coding sequence ATGACGACAAAACGCCTGCTCGTCGTCGCCCATGCGCCGTCGCCGAACACGCTGCGGCTGCGTGAGGCTGCGCGCGCCGGAGCGGACGAGATCGCCGGCGTCGAGACCTTGTGCCTCGCGCCGCTCGCGACGACGCCGGACGATGTGCTGGGCGCCCACGCGATCCTCATCGGGACCACCGAGAACCTCGGCTATATGAGCGGCGCGCTGAAGGATTTTTTCGACCGCTGCTATTATCCCTGCCTCGAGCGCACGCAGGGGCTCCCTTATGTGCTCTATGTGCGCGCCGGCAGCGACGGGACCGGAGCGCGGCGCAGCGTCGAGAGCGTCGCGACCGGCCTGCGCTGGCGCAAGGTCCAGGAGCCGCTGATCCTGCGCGGCGAATGGCGCGAGGACTTCGTCGACGCTTGCCGCGAGCTGGGGATGGCGATGGCGGCGGGTCTCGAGGCGGGGATCTTCTAG
- a CDS encoding Imm74 family immunity protein, producing the protein MARGKAITVEMTEGAIRVRSQGKTLTIVNSSPPPDADDESDFFIRLDEIDNWDAPDDEISIDIVELQKILEAIEEELDRRGLSVTFD; encoded by the coding sequence ATGGCGCGGGGCAAGGCGATCACGGTGGAAATGACGGAAGGGGCGATCCGCGTCCGCTCGCAGGGCAAGACGCTGACGATCGTGAATTCCTCGCCGCCGCCCGACGCCGACGACGAGAGCGATTTCTTCATCCGCCTCGACGAGATCGACAATTGGGACGCCCCCGACGACGAGATCTCGATCGACATCGTCGAGTTGCAGAAGATTTTGGAGGCGATCGAGGAGGAGCTGGACCGGCGAGGGCTCAGCGTGACCTTCGATTGA
- the mutY gene encoding A/G-specific adenine glycosylase — protein sequence MRSAPAKPDPLALLRWYDRRRRALPWRARAGETADPYAVWLSEIMLQQTTVEAVKPYFAAFLARWPDVAALAAAPQEEVMKAWAGLGYYARARNLHACARAIAARGAFPREQRELLALPGVGPYTAAAIAAIAYDAPVVAVDGNVERVVARLFAIERPAREAKAELREQAQSLFPGRRAGDFTQALMDLGATVCTPRGPRCGDCPFHGACAAERSGDAEAFPVKPPKTQKPERRGAAFVLLSDGAALIRTRPPRGLLGGMAEFPSTPFRADFDPRKARAHAPAAAPWRELPGMVEHVFTHFSLRLTIFRATLPPPRPGIENCRWTELGRLEAEGLPTLMRKVAAHAGLGLE from the coding sequence ATGCGAAGCGCCCCCGCCAAGCCCGATCCGCTCGCCCTGCTGCGTTGGTACGACCGGCGCCGGCGCGCCCTGCCCTGGCGCGCGCGCGCGGGCGAGACCGCCGACCCTTACGCCGTCTGGCTCTCCGAGATCATGCTGCAGCAGACCACGGTGGAGGCCGTGAAGCCCTATTTCGCCGCCTTTCTCGCCCGCTGGCCGGATGTCGCGGCGCTGGCCGCCGCGCCGCAGGAGGAGGTGATGAAGGCCTGGGCCGGCCTCGGCTATTACGCGCGGGCGCGCAATCTCCACGCCTGCGCGCGCGCGATCGCCGCGCGCGGCGCCTTTCCGCGCGAGCAGCGCGAGCTGCTGGCGCTGCCCGGCGTCGGTCCCTATACGGCGGCGGCGATCGCCGCTATCGCCTATGACGCGCCCGTGGTCGCCGTCGACGGCAATGTCGAGCGCGTCGTCGCGCGGCTCTTCGCCATCGAGCGGCCGGCGCGCGAGGCCAAGGCCGAATTGCGCGAGCAGGCGCAGAGCCTCTTTCCCGGCCGGCGCGCCGGCGATTTCACCCAAGCGCTGATGGACCTCGGGGCGACGGTCTGCACACCGCGCGGGCCGCGCTGCGGGGACTGTCCGTTCCACGGCGCCTGCGCGGCGGAGCGGAGCGGCGACGCCGAGGCCTTTCCCGTCAAGCCGCCCAAGACGCAAAAGCCCGAGCGGCGCGGCGCCGCCTTCGTGCTGCTGAGCGATGGGGCGGCGCTGATCCGCACGCGGCCGCCGCGCGGCCTGCTCGGCGGCATGGCGGAATTTCCCTCGACCCCCTTCCGCGCCGATTTCGACCCGAGGAAAGCCCGCGCCCATGCGCCGGCCGCGGCGCCATGGCGCGAATTGCCGGGGATGGTCGAGCATGTGTTCACACATTTTTCGTTGCGGCTGACCATCTTCCGCGCGACGCTCCCGCCGCCGCGGCCCGGAATCGAGAATTGCCGCTGGACGGAGCTCGGGCGTCTCGAGGCCGAAGGCCTGCCGACGTTGATGCGCAAGGTGGCGGCGCACGCCGGGCTGGGTTTGGAGTAG